A region from the Lolium perenne isolate Kyuss_39 chromosome 4, Kyuss_2.0, whole genome shotgun sequence genome encodes:
- the LOC127292563 gene encoding uncharacterized protein — protein sequence MASNASLLAMIMACTMLLAGNTCHGARILADTTPAAAPAASVPALPAVPTLPTLPPMPAVPAVNAPAVPQATLPPVPAVPAVTVPTVPQVTLPPMPAVPAVTVPRATLPPVPAVPAVTVPTVPQATMPPMPAVPAVTVPTVPQVTLPPVPTVVVPKLALPPMPAIVVPTVTTAPMPAIVVPKVTLPPMPNIVVPTVTLPPMPSIVVPKVTLPPMPFIPNVNVPMPFLAPPPSA from the coding sequence ATGGCTTCGAATGCGAGCTTGTTGGCCATGATCATGGCGTGCACGATGCTCCTCGCCGGCAACACGTGCCACGGCGCACGCATCTTGGCGGATACCACCCCGGCGGCTGCTCCTGCTGCCTCTGTCCCTGCTCTGCCGGCCGTGCCGACTTTGCCTACACTGCCACCGATGCCGGCCGTGCCGGCGGTGAACGCGCCGGCCGTGCCGCAGGCCACACTGCCGCCTGTGCCCGCCGTGCCAGCGGTGACCGTGCCAACCGTGCCGCAGGTGACATTGCCGCCCATGCCAGCCGTGCCGGCGGTCACCGTACCACGGGCAACGCTGCCGCCTGTGCCAGCCGTGCCCGCGGTCACCGTGCCAACCGTGCCACAGGCGACAATGCCGCCCATGCCAGCCGTGCCTGCCGTCACCGTGCCAACCGTGCCGCAGGTGACATTGCCGCCTGTGCCTACCGTCGTCGTGCCGAAGCTGGCGCTACCTCCTATGCCCGCCATCGTCGTGCCCACGGTGACGACGGCGCCGATGCCCGCCATCGTCGTGCCCAAGGTGACGCTGCCGCCTATGCCCAACATCGTCGTGCCGACGGTGACGCTGCCGCCGATGCCCTCCATCGTCGTGCCCAAGGTGACGCTGCCGCCGATGCCCTTCATCCCCAACGTGAACGTGCCCATGCCGTTCCTGGCGCCGCCCCCTTCAGCGTAG
- the LOC139830842 gene encoding uncharacterized protein, giving the protein MASNASLLAMIMACTLLAGHTCHGARNLADTTTPAAAPAASVPSLPAAPTLPTLPPVPAVPAVTVPTMPQAILPPMPAVPTVTVPTVPQATLPPVPAMPAVTVPQATLPPMPSVPAVTVPTVPQVTLPPMPAVPAVTVPTVPQVTLPPVPTIVVPKFALPPMPALVVPTTTMVPMPAIVVPKVTLPPMPSIVLPKVTLPPMPFIPNVNVPMPFLAPPPSA; this is encoded by the coding sequence ATGGCTTCCAATGCGAGCTTGTTGGCCATGATCATGGCATGCACGCTCCTCGCCGGCCACACGTGCCATGGCGCACGAAACTTGGCGGATACCACCACCCCGGCGGCTGCTCCTGCTGCTTCTGTTCCTTCTCTGCCGGCCGCGCCGACTTTGCCGACTCTGCCACCGGTGCCGGCCGTGCCCGCGGTCACCGTGCCAACCATGCCGCAGGCAATACTGCCGCCTATGCCTGCCGTACCCACGGTGACCGTGCCAACCGTGCCGCAGGCGACACTGCCGCCAGTGCCGGCCATGCCCGCGGTGACCGTGCCGCAGGCGACACTGCCGCCCATGCCATCCGTGCCCGCCGTCACCGTACCCACCGTGCCGCAGGTGACATTGCCGCCCATGCCAGCCGTGCCTGCCGTCACCGTCCCAACTGTTCCGCAGGTGACACTGCCGCCAGTGCCTACCATCGTCGTGCCGAAGTTCGCGCTGCCGCCTATGCCCGCCCTCGTCGTGCCCACGACCACGATGGTGCCGATGCCCGCCATTGTTGTGCCCAAGGTTACGCTGCCGCCGATGCCCTCCATCGTCTTGCCCAAGGTGACGCTGCCGCCGATGCCTTTCATCCCCAACGTGAACGTGCCGATGCCGTTCCTGGCACCGCCCCCTTCAGCATAG